The segment CTTCTGACCGTCTTGCAGAGACTTGAAGCCTTCAGCCTGAATTTCGGAGAAGTGTGCGAACAGGTCGTCACCGTTGTCGTCCGGAGAAATGAAGCCAAAACCTTTAGTGTCGTTAAACCACTTGACTGTACCAGTTGCCATGATCGTAATTCCTTACTGATGATATTGCCGGGAGTTACCCGATATTAAGTGGGTAAAACAAGGAGGATATGCACCAGGTACCGAAGTGTTTCGATCACGACTGACGATATTCGACT is part of the Cobetia sp. L2A1 genome and harbors:
- a CDS encoding cold-shock protein; protein product: MATGTVKWFNDTKGFGFISPDDNGDDLFAHFSEIQAEGFKSLQDGQKVSFDVTQGKKGLQAANIKLVD